A single window of Vibrio sp. SCSIO 43137 DNA harbors:
- the mreD gene encoding rod shape-determining protein MreD, with translation MANSIFRGKGVIWASFLVALILQTIPWPGDLELFRPSWLVLVTCYWVLALPHRVNVGTALILGLLWDLLLGSTLGIRGIVMSVTIYLVAANFLVLRNMALWQQAMFIAALTILAKFVEFSGEFLIQDVSFNPMSLWSGLVNCILWPWMFLLLRRVRRHWHVR, from the coding sequence ATGGCAAATAGTATTTTTCGCGGCAAAGGCGTTATCTGGGCATCCTTTCTTGTTGCCCTGATATTACAAACCATCCCATGGCCGGGTGATCTGGAGCTTTTCCGTCCTTCATGGCTGGTATTGGTAACCTGTTACTGGGTTCTGGCTCTTCCTCATCGTGTCAATGTAGGAACGGCTCTGATTCTTGGTTTGTTATGGGACTTATTGTTAGGGTCAACCCTTGGTATTCGCGGCATAGTGATGTCGGTAACCATCTATCTGGTCGCGGCAAACTTTCTGGTTCTGAGGAATATGGCTCTCTGGCAGCAAGCAATGTTTATTGCAGCGCTGACTATTCTGGCTAAGTTTGTTGAGTTTTCCGGAGAGTTTCTGATTCAGGATGTCAGCTTTAACCCAATGAGCCTCTGGTCAGGATTGGTTAACTGCATTTTGTGGCCGTGGATGTTCCTTCTGCTACGTCGAGTCAGACGACATTGGCATGTCAGATAA
- a CDS encoding Maf family protein — protein sequence MEKKLCLASGSPRRKELLQQLGYPFTIVKPDVEEVRQCDETAADYVLRLSYEKAKAGQLMVQAADVVLGSDTVVVLDNDVLEKPDNFEDSLAMLSRLSGRKHQVMTAVTVVSGDKHASELVITDVWFKPLNNEEISQYWQSGEPCDKAGSYGIQGIGGRFVSRIEGSYHAVVGLPLYETDQLLKEFL from the coding sequence ATGGAAAAAAAACTGTGCCTTGCATCAGGTTCTCCCAGAAGAAAAGAGTTATTACAGCAACTTGGCTATCCTTTTACTATTGTTAAACCAGATGTAGAAGAAGTTCGTCAGTGTGATGAAACTGCCGCAGACTACGTTCTGCGGCTTTCATATGAGAAGGCCAAAGCCGGACAGTTAATGGTTCAGGCCGCAGATGTGGTGCTTGGTTCTGATACCGTGGTGGTGCTGGACAATGATGTATTAGAAAAACCAGATAACTTCGAAGATTCTCTTGCCATGTTATCCCGCCTGTCCGGTAGAAAGCATCAGGTGATGACGGCGGTAACGGTAGTGAGTGGTGATAAACACGCTTCGGAGTTAGTGATTACAGACGTATGGTTCAAACCACTGAATAATGAAGAAATAAGCCAGTACTGGCAATCAGGTGAACCGTGCGATAAAGCAGGTAGTTATGGCATTCAGGGAATAGGAGGCCGTTTTGTTTCACGTATTGAGGGGAGTTATCACGCTGTAGTGGGCTTACCTCTGTATGAAACTGACCAGCTACTAAAAGAATTCTTATAA
- the rng gene encoding ribonuclease G — protein sequence MSAELLINVTPSETRVAMIEGGVLQEVHIEREARRGIVGNIYKGRVSRVLPGMQAAFVDIGLEKAAFLHASDIVPHTECVAENEKKQFQVRDISELVRQGQDIVVQVVKDPLGTKGARLTTDITLPSRYLVFMPGASHVGVSQRIESEEERNRLKNIVAEYCDEDGGFIIRTAAEGADDKELSQDAIFLKRLWKKVGERRSRYKTRSTLYGELGLAQRILRDFVGTELTRIQVDSRLVFETLKEFTTEFVPELTDKLELYEGDKPIFDMFDAENEIQRSLDRKVELKSGGYLIIDQTEAMTTVDINTGAFVGRRNLEETIFNTNVEATQAIARQLRLRNLGGIIIIDFIDMLSEEHRERVINSLEAALSVDRVKTNINGFTQLGLVEMTRKRTRESIEHVLCSECPTCEGRGSVKTVETVCYEVLREITRVNRAYDADKFVVYASPAVAETLEGDESHALAELEVFIGKQVKIQVEPLYIQEQFDVVMM from the coding sequence ATGAGTGCAGAGTTATTAATTAATGTCACCCCAAGTGAAACACGTGTAGCAATGATCGAGGGCGGTGTCCTTCAGGAAGTTCATATTGAACGGGAAGCCCGCCGCGGAATCGTCGGAAATATCTATAAAGGTCGCGTCTCCCGAGTACTGCCGGGAATGCAGGCTGCCTTTGTCGATATAGGTCTGGAAAAAGCAGCCTTCCTGCACGCTTCAGATATTGTTCCCCATACAGAATGCGTCGCTGAAAATGAAAAGAAGCAGTTTCAGGTAAGAGATATATCTGAGCTGGTTCGTCAGGGGCAGGATATTGTTGTTCAGGTGGTAAAAGATCCTCTTGGTACCAAGGGAGCGCGCCTGACAACCGATATTACTCTGCCGTCCCGTTACCTTGTCTTTATGCCCGGTGCCAGTCATGTGGGGGTTTCCCAGCGCATAGAAAGCGAAGAAGAGAGAAACCGCCTGAAAAATATCGTGGCAGAATATTGCGACGAAGATGGCGGATTTATTATCCGTACAGCAGCAGAAGGTGCTGATGATAAAGAGCTTTCTCAGGATGCTATTTTCCTTAAGCGGTTGTGGAAAAAAGTGGGTGAACGTCGTTCCCGTTATAAAACCCGATCGACCCTTTATGGTGAGCTTGGGCTGGCGCAGAGAATTTTGCGTGACTTTGTCGGTACAGAGCTAACCCGTATTCAGGTGGATTCCCGCTTAGTATTTGAAACATTAAAAGAGTTCACTACCGAGTTTGTTCCTGAGCTGACAGACAAACTTGAGCTATATGAAGGCGATAAACCCATCTTTGATATGTTTGATGCCGAGAATGAAATTCAGCGCTCCCTTGACCGGAAAGTAGAGCTTAAATCCGGTGGCTATCTGATTATCGATCAGACCGAAGCGATGACAACAGTCGATATCAATACTGGTGCTTTTGTCGGCCGGCGTAATCTGGAAGAGACTATCTTTAATACCAATGTCGAGGCGACTCAGGCCATTGCCCGGCAGCTAAGGCTGAGAAACCTTGGCGGCATTATTATTATCGACTTTATCGATATGCTGTCTGAAGAGCATAGAGAGAGGGTAATAAATTCTCTTGAAGCGGCACTGTCTGTAGACAGGGTTAAAACCAATATTAATGGTTTTACCCAGTTGGGCTTAGTGGAGATGACCCGTAAAAGAACCCGGGAAAGTATTGAACATGTACTCTGTTCTGAGTGTCCAACTTGTGAAGGACGTGGTTCAGTGAAAACCGTTGAGACGGTTTGTTATGAAGTACTCAGGGAGATTACCCGTGTTAACCGTGCTTATGATGCCGATAAGTTTGTTGTTTATGCTTCTCCGGCTGTTGCAGAGACCCTTGAGGGAGACGAATCTCATGCGCTGGCTGAGCTGGAAGTCTTTATCGGCAAACAGGTTAAAATTCAAGTTGAACCGCTATACATTCAAGAGCAGTTCGATGTGGTCATGATGTAA
- a CDS encoding YhdP family protein, whose protein sequence is MSSLFARLGRFVLWILVTVMVFLALAVTALRISLPRLDSYQQEISSWVVNSTGLPFSIGSVEGYWRNTRPSISLRDLEVEGISEKNVTFTVDEVQLQLDLLQSALTLSPKIASLNVNGLNLDISQIKLIGKGDQDKGDQQAESRSSDKFLSRLESLLLRQLADFSLQDASVRYQTFQGNVRSLGFKQLKWRNRGKQHKLEGYVSLENGGLNSLAVKANFKDHGSILDVSGDFYAQAEDIRVTPWLTKYLEDETGIDSGQVSFNSWFSFDRSKPVDAFVELRPSELSWHQDTAHSLILEKGTFKLVPGAESGEWKVSGHSITARTDEIDWPELDIAFEWLNDSWTVNISQLDIASLRPLVHLMPQSSEAAKWVDTLQPSGLAEDLRFSFNRDNGDLNYSASLSSAGMKQWYLLPEVHDLTADISGNNTTLVASASLIDDRLPYGDVFQAPLRIKQGNVDIVWQSDERGWKLWSDKVSVATPDMQVIGEFLLDFPDVGSSFLSFYAETDVFNAGETWRYLPTLALGQELTDYLSPAIQGGNAKTAQVMWFGELGEFPYQNNNGVFQAKVALNDTRFSFDTQWPAITDMQLDLLFENASMYLDSKSARLMDVEAERVTGEIAYLGPGGELDIWAKATAKGPMVRDYMMATPLVDSVGAALTEVQVAGNVKSEFRLNIPFDEGKDTRAWGYADLPGNTINVQSPPIELKNARGRVVFDNDVVKASGLKANLLSQPVSVDFKGEGLASSYAVNINLLGDWEVAPLAPYIGSKWVKRFQGHAPWQMDIDLQLNDIGFTYQIDSKANLDFVSSQYPAPLDKALGEKKLLQMQASGNQESISSRIQLPGAKYQAEIDIRGEKPELTATNLLLGKGSFKASPIVGHHMTVRAPEFNLDEWIEVASEKEQSKSVSKLSQMATPEIPLPQRVQLDTELLRFATLDWHDVNFSARKKGYSWAMKVDSAEVKGDANYLEPYDLSVSLDRLQLFIPQLDKETEQTVVFQAEQDQPLISEFDREFHRLMPSLTLNIRDFWLQGYKVGKVNIDMERKDDYLSWRNIEFSSGNNTIQASGSWLLSGDNSVSDIELFVKGDDNTELMDRFGISSGIQKAPFEVSSDMQWQGAPWSMQIDTLKGDLKVEFGKGVISDVSGAAKLLGMFSLDSIIRKMQLDFSDIFDKGLAFDSISGSGKIEKGVFVTNDIVMDSVAGDMNLKGMADLNNNLVDAEVEFTPDLTSGIPVLTAFAVTPQTAVVVFAISKVISPVVDVFTKIRYRVQGSLDAPEVKELSRSRGEYKLPDAQRKGQ, encoded by the coding sequence GTGAGTTCACTGTTCGCTCGCTTAGGGCGTTTTGTTTTATGGATTCTGGTAACAGTAATGGTATTTCTGGCCCTTGCTGTTACCGCATTACGTATATCTTTACCCCGGCTGGATAGTTATCAACAGGAAATATCTAGCTGGGTAGTTAACTCTACCGGTCTGCCCTTTAGCATAGGTAGTGTGGAAGGCTACTGGCGCAACACCCGCCCTTCCATTTCACTTCGAGACCTTGAAGTGGAGGGTATCAGCGAAAAAAATGTCACCTTTACCGTTGATGAAGTTCAGCTTCAGCTTGATCTTCTGCAATCGGCTCTGACCCTTTCTCCTAAAATTGCCTCACTTAATGTTAACGGCCTGAATCTTGATATCAGCCAGATAAAGCTGATTGGTAAAGGCGATCAGGATAAGGGAGACCAGCAAGCAGAAAGTCGCTCTTCAGATAAATTTCTTTCCCGTCTTGAGTCACTGCTGTTAAGGCAGCTGGCTGACTTTAGTCTGCAGGATGCCAGTGTCCGTTACCAAACCTTTCAGGGCAATGTCCGTTCATTGGGCTTTAAACAATTAAAGTGGCGCAACCGGGGTAAGCAGCACAAGCTGGAAGGCTATGTCAGTCTGGAAAATGGTGGTTTAAACAGTCTGGCCGTTAAGGCTAACTTTAAAGATCACGGCTCAATACTGGACGTTTCAGGTGACTTTTACGCTCAGGCAGAAGATATAAGAGTGACGCCATGGCTGACAAAATATCTGGAAGATGAAACGGGTATTGATAGCGGGCAGGTCAGCTTTAATAGCTGGTTTAGTTTTGACAGAAGCAAACCGGTGGATGCTTTTGTTGAGTTACGGCCTTCTGAACTAAGCTGGCATCAGGACACGGCTCATTCACTGATCCTTGAAAAAGGAACCTTTAAGCTGGTACCCGGAGCGGAGAGTGGCGAGTGGAAAGTCAGTGGCCATTCGATTACAGCCAGAACCGATGAGATTGACTGGCCCGAGCTCGATATTGCCTTTGAATGGTTAAACGACTCGTGGACAGTAAATATTTCACAGCTGGACATCGCTTCTTTAAGGCCTTTAGTTCATTTGATGCCTCAATCTTCAGAAGCGGCAAAGTGGGTTGATACTTTGCAGCCCAGTGGTTTAGCAGAAGATTTACGCTTCTCATTTAACCGTGACAACGGCGATTTAAATTACTCGGCCAGCCTAAGCTCTGCAGGTATGAAGCAGTGGTATCTTTTGCCAGAAGTTCATGACTTAACTGCTGACATCTCGGGAAATAATACTACGCTGGTAGCATCGGCTTCGCTAATTGATGACCGCCTGCCCTATGGTGATGTTTTTCAGGCTCCACTACGAATTAAGCAGGGTAATGTCGATATTGTCTGGCAGTCGGATGAGAGAGGCTGGAAGCTCTGGTCAGATAAAGTTTCTGTTGCCACACCAGATATGCAGGTGATTGGTGAGTTCTTACTTGATTTTCCTGATGTCGGCTCATCTTTCTTGTCATTCTATGCCGAGACCGATGTATTTAATGCCGGTGAAACATGGCGTTACCTGCCTACTCTGGCTTTGGGCCAGGAGCTGACGGATTATCTGTCCCCTGCCATACAAGGGGGAAATGCCAAAACGGCTCAGGTTATGTGGTTCGGAGAGTTAGGTGAGTTCCCTTATCAAAATAACAATGGTGTTTTTCAGGCCAAGGTTGCCCTGAATGACACCCGGTTTAGCTTTGACACTCAGTGGCCGGCGATTACAGATATGCAGCTGGATCTGCTGTTTGAAAATGCTTCCATGTATCTGGATTCAAAATCTGCCCGCCTGATGGATGTAGAAGCAGAAAGAGTGACCGGAGAAATTGCTTATCTGGGCCCCGGTGGTGAACTGGATATCTGGGCTAAAGCCACGGCAAAAGGGCCTATGGTTCGTGACTATATGATGGCCACCCCTCTGGTGGACTCTGTTGGTGCGGCATTAACTGAGGTGCAGGTGGCCGGAAATGTTAAATCAGAGTTCCGGCTTAATATCCCGTTTGATGAAGGAAAGGATACCAGAGCGTGGGGATATGCCGATCTGCCGGGTAATACCATTAATGTTCAGTCGCCACCTATTGAGCTGAAGAATGCGCGTGGCAGAGTGGTCTTTGATAATGATGTGGTTAAAGCCTCAGGGCTGAAAGCCAATCTTCTTTCTCAGCCTGTTTCCGTTGATTTTAAGGGCGAGGGGCTGGCATCAAGCTATGCTGTGAATATTAACTTGCTTGGTGACTGGGAAGTGGCACCACTTGCTCCTTATATAGGTTCAAAATGGGTAAAACGGTTTCAGGGCCATGCCCCGTGGCAGATGGACATTGATTTACAGCTTAATGATATCGGTTTTACCTATCAGATAGATTCAAAGGCTAACCTTGATTTTGTCTCCAGCCAGTATCCGGCACCGCTGGATAAGGCGCTGGGCGAGAAAAAATTACTGCAGATGCAGGCTTCCGGAAATCAGGAAAGCATCTCCAGCCGGATTCAGTTGCCGGGGGCTAAATATCAGGCAGAGATTGATATCAGGGGTGAAAAGCCTGAACTTACGGCAACCAATTTGTTGCTTGGTAAAGGGAGCTTTAAAGCCAGCCCGATTGTCGGCCATCATATGACGGTCAGGGCGCCTGAGTTTAATCTGGATGAATGGATTGAAGTTGCCTCTGAGAAAGAGCAGAGCAAAAGTGTTTCCAAGCTGAGTCAGATGGCGACACCGGAAATACCTTTACCACAAAGGGTTCAGCTTGATACAGAACTGCTCAGATTTGCAACTTTGGATTGGCATGATGTTAACTTTTCAGCCCGTAAAAAAGGTTATTCATGGGCGATGAAGGTCGACAGCGCAGAGGTTAAAGGGGATGCTAACTACCTTGAACCTTATGATCTGAGTGTCTCGCTGGATCGGTTACAACTCTTTATACCTCAGTTAGATAAAGAGACGGAGCAGACTGTCGTATTTCAGGCTGAACAAGATCAGCCTCTGATCAGTGAATTCGACAGAGAGTTTCACCGCTTGATGCCAAGCCTGACCCTGAATATCAGAGACTTTTGGCTGCAAGGCTATAAGGTCGGTAAGGTCAATATCGATATGGAGCGTAAAGATGACTACCTGAGCTGGCGCAATATCGAGTTTAGTAGCGGTAATAATACCATACAGGCGAGTGGTAGCTGGTTACTCTCAGGAGATAACAGTGTTTCGGATATAGAGCTGTTCGTTAAAGGTGACGATAACACTGAACTGATGGACAGGTTCGGTATCAGCTCGGGTATTCAGAAAGCGCCTTTTGAAGTGAGCTCTGATATGCAGTGGCAGGGTGCGCCATGGTCAATGCAGATTGATACGCTAAAAGGGGACTTAAAAGTCGAGTTTGGGAAAGGGGTGATTTCTGATGTCAGTGGTGCTGCTAAACTATTGGGCATGTTCAGCCTTGATTCGATTATTCGTAAAATGCAGCTCGATTTTAGTGATATATTTGATAAAGGACTGGCGTTTGACAGCATTAGCGGATCCGGAAAGATTGAAAAAGGGGTATTTGTTACCAATGATATTGTGATGGACTCTGTTGCCGGAGATATGAACCTTAAGGGAATGGCCGATCTAAACAATAATCTGGTTGATGCTGAGGTAGAGTTTACTCCGGATCTGACATCAGGTATTCCTGTGTTGACCGCGTTTGCTGTAACTCCGCAGACAGCGGTAGTGGTATTTGCTATCTCTAAAGTAATTTCGCCGGTTGTGGACGTATTTACCAAGATCCGCTACCGGGTACAGGGATCTCTGGATGCACCTGAGGTTAAGGAGCTCTCGCGCAGCAGGGGAGAATACAAACTTCCGGATGCCCAGCGCAAAGGACAGTAA
- a CDS encoding carbon-nitrogen hydrolase family protein — translation MDNVGIVQMTSGPEPLKNLAFIEQQLKRLSESGVKLVLTPENCIVFGSKSDYRLHAEELGSGLIQSTLADLARKYKLWLVIGSLPIRHEEKITTTSLVYNSEGEIVAHYDKLHLFDVDVDDQHGSYRESETFSAGERVAVVDTPVGKLGLTICYDLRFPHLFSELRKKGAQIISVPAAFTATTGEAHWEVLLRARAIETQCWILAAAQTGKHPCGRETWGHSMIVNPWGRIIQQINGEAGTIKGMIEEGILNSVRLNMPMQSHARFQSKFKQ, via the coding sequence ATGGATAATGTCGGCATCGTTCAGATGACCTCTGGACCAGAACCGCTGAAGAATTTAGCTTTTATTGAGCAACAACTGAAGAGACTATCAGAAAGTGGTGTTAAGTTAGTACTTACTCCTGAGAACTGTATTGTATTTGGCAGTAAATCTGACTACCGACTGCATGCAGAAGAGCTTGGTAGCGGACTTATTCAGTCAACTCTGGCGGACTTAGCCCGAAAATATAAACTCTGGCTGGTTATCGGCAGCCTGCCCATTCGTCATGAAGAAAAAATCACAACCACCTCACTGGTGTATAACAGTGAGGGCGAAATAGTCGCCCATTACGATAAGCTGCATCTGTTCGATGTTGATGTGGATGATCAACACGGCAGCTACAGAGAGTCTGAGACATTTTCAGCGGGAGAACGGGTAGCTGTTGTCGATACCCCAGTCGGTAAGTTAGGACTTACTATTTGTTATGATCTCCGCTTTCCTCATCTTTTTTCAGAACTCAGGAAGAAAGGCGCTCAGATAATTTCAGTTCCTGCTGCTTTTACTGCAACCACAGGAGAAGCACACTGGGAAGTGTTATTACGTGCCCGGGCGATAGAAACTCAGTGCTGGATTCTGGCTGCGGCTCAAACCGGTAAACATCCGTGTGGCAGAGAAACCTGGGGGCATTCGATGATAGTTAATCCCTGGGGAAGGATTATTCAACAAATCAATGGTGAAGCGGGTACAATTAAAGGGATGATAGAAGAAGGTATTCTGAATTCAGTGCGTTTGAATATGCCTATGCAGTCTCATGCCCGCTTCCAGTCAAAATTTAAACAGTAA
- the tldD gene encoding metalloprotease TldD → MTINRVENELFSPTGLTRQDVADTLACIATRQIDYADIYFQSSWHESLVLEDSIIKDGSFNIDRGVGVRAVTGEKTGFAYSDQIQKESLMQSANAARGIAQQGQNGQVKAFSSLGHNSVYQATNPLESLHKQQKIDLLKELDAYIRTKEPLVTEVSVSLSGVYEQVLVAATDGTYEADIRPLVRLSVSVLAQKGDRRERGSSGGGGRYGYDMFLNEDNGRKAAYYFADEAIRQALVNLEADAAPAGAMPVVLGAGWPGVLLHEAVGHGLEGDFNRKGSSVFSGKVGEQVTSPLCTIVDDGTMADRRGSLNIDDEGVKGQYNTLIEDGVLKGYMQDKLNARLMGVAPTGNGRRESYAHLPMPRMTNTYMLPGEHSAEEIISTVKKGLYAPNFGGGQVDITSGKFVFSTSEAYLIEEGKITRPVKGATLIGSGIEAMQQVSMVGDDLSLDRGVGVCGKAGQSVPVGVGQPTLKLDSLTVGGTE, encoded by the coding sequence ATGACCATTAATCGTGTAGAGAACGAGCTATTTTCGCCTACAGGCCTTACCCGTCAGGATGTTGCTGATACTCTGGCCTGTATCGCTACCAGACAGATCGATTACGCCGATATCTATTTTCAGTCCAGTTGGCATGAGTCTCTGGTGCTTGAAGACAGTATTATCAAAGACGGTTCTTTTAATATTGATCGTGGTGTGGGTGTCAGGGCGGTTACCGGCGAGAAAACCGGCTTTGCCTATTCAGACCAGATCCAGAAAGAGAGCCTGATGCAGAGTGCTAATGCTGCGCGGGGAATTGCTCAGCAGGGACAGAATGGGCAGGTGAAAGCGTTCTCGTCACTTGGTCATAACAGTGTTTATCAGGCGACTAACCCTCTGGAGAGCCTGCATAAACAGCAAAAAATTGATTTATTAAAAGAACTGGATGCTTATATCCGTACTAAAGAACCACTGGTGACAGAAGTGTCTGTCAGCCTGAGTGGCGTTTATGAACAGGTACTAGTCGCGGCAACAGACGGAACTTATGAGGCGGATATCAGGCCGCTGGTTCGCCTGTCTGTCAGCGTGCTGGCTCAGAAAGGTGATCGCAGGGAGAGAGGCAGTTCAGGTGGCGGCGGCCGCTATGGCTACGATATGTTCCTTAATGAAGATAATGGCCGTAAGGCCGCTTATTACTTTGCTGATGAAGCGATACGTCAGGCTCTGGTCAACCTTGAGGCCGATGCGGCTCCTGCCGGAGCTATGCCTGTGGTACTTGGTGCCGGCTGGCCGGGCGTACTTCTGCATGAAGCTGTAGGGCATGGCCTTGAAGGGGACTTTAACCGTAAAGGCTCTTCAGTTTTCTCCGGTAAAGTTGGCGAACAGGTAACTTCTCCGCTATGTACTATTGTTGATGACGGCACCATGGCTGATCGCCGTGGCTCACTAAACATTGATGATGAAGGTGTGAAAGGCCAGTACAACACTCTGATTGAAGATGGTGTTCTTAAGGGCTATATGCAAGATAAACTGAATGCCCGCCTGATGGGGGTTGCGCCGACAGGAAACGGTCGCAGGGAATCTTATGCTCATCTGCCTATGCCGAGAATGACCAACACTTACATGCTGCCGGGTGAGCATAGCGCGGAAGAGATCATTTCTACCGTTAAGAAAGGCTTGTATGCACCAAACTTCGGTGGTGGTCAGGTTGATATCACTTCCGGTAAGTTTGTTTTCTCTACCTCGGAAGCGTATCTGATTGAAGAGGGTAAAATTACCCGCCCTGTTAAGGGAGCAACCTTGATTGGCTCCGGTATTGAAGCGATGCAGCAGGTCTCTATGGTCGGGGATGACTTATCGCTGGACAGAGGTGTTGGTGTCTGTGGTAAAGCGGGGCAAAGTGTTCCGGTCGGTGTCGGACAGCCAACATTGAAACTGGACTCGCTTACGGTCGGCGGAACTGAATAA
- the yjgA gene encoding ribosome biogenesis factor YjgA — MARKNQKAPWEEEEEIIWVSKTEMKQDMEALQKLGEELVAVKPATLEKFPLPDDLRIAVADAQRFKNEAKRRQLQYIGKVMRNIDPEPIQAALDKYRNKHSQATAELHKLEQLRDRIVEEGDSAVAEVMEKYPQADRQRFRQLYLQARREKKANKPPKAYREIFQLLKELEE; from the coding sequence ATGGCAAGAAAAAACCAAAAAGCTCCCTGGGAAGAGGAAGAAGAGATCATCTGGGTTAGTAAAACCGAGATGAAACAGGATATGGAAGCACTGCAAAAACTTGGCGAAGAGCTGGTTGCAGTTAAACCGGCTACACTGGAAAAGTTTCCCCTTCCTGATGACCTCAGAATAGCCGTGGCGGATGCCCAACGCTTTAAAAATGAAGCTAAGCGCCGTCAGTTGCAGTATATCGGTAAAGTTATGCGTAATATCGATCCGGAGCCGATTCAGGCTGCCCTGGATAAATACCGCAACAAGCACTCACAAGCGACAGCAGAGCTGCACAAACTGGAACAGCTCAGAGATCGTATCGTCGAAGAAGGTGACAGTGCCGTTGCAGAGGTAATGGAAAAATACCCTCAGGCTGACCGCCAGCGTTTCCGCCAGCTCTATCTTCAGGCGAGACGTGAAAAGAAAGCCAATAAACCGCCTAAGGCTTATCGCGAAATTTTTCAGCTACTAAAAGAGCTGGAAGAGTAA
- the pmbA gene encoding metalloprotease PmbA, translating into MDVKQQIAQQRAELEAAVDKALKLATGTADAAEVAITKSTGLSVSTRMCEVENVEFNSDGALGITVYRGQRKGSASTSDLSEKAIQQTVEAALDIAKYTSEDPYAGPAPAELMVKEIPDLDLFHPDEPEPDNAAKLAIAAEEASLNYSDKIKQSDGASYDSHYGVKVYGNSHGLLASYPSSRHSLSCVSIGEGDNGVMERDYSYTISRQTSDLWTPEQVGLKAAEKTVSRLDAQKLQTGKFPVMFAADVATGLIGHLVMAISGGNLYRKSSFLLDQLGNKIFPDWFSIEEKPHVLRGLASSPFDSEGVYTQDRSIISDGTLATYLLTSYSARKLNMTPTGHAGGIHNWYVSSTGQSFDAMLKELNTGFLVTELMGQGVNVVTGDYSRGAAGFWVENGEIQFPVSEVTIAGNLKDMFNTIVAVGADTETRSQVQTGSILIESMKIAGC; encoded by the coding sequence ATGGACGTAAAACAACAAATTGCACAACAGAGAGCTGAACTTGAAGCAGCTGTCGACAAGGCTTTAAAACTGGCAACGGGAACTGCAGATGCAGCAGAAGTAGCCATCACCAAATCAACAGGCTTAAGTGTTTCTACCCGGATGTGCGAAGTTGAGAATGTTGAATTTAATAGCGATGGTGCCCTTGGTATTACGGTTTACCGGGGACAGAGAAAAGGTAGTGCATCTACCTCAGATCTAAGTGAAAAAGCGATTCAGCAGACGGTAGAGGCCGCTCTTGATATTGCTAAGTATACTTCCGAAGATCCATACGCCGGCCCCGCACCGGCAGAGCTTATGGTTAAAGAGATCCCTGATTTGGATCTGTTCCACCCTGATGAGCCAGAGCCGGATAATGCTGCTAAGCTGGCTATCGCGGCTGAAGAAGCGTCCCTGAACTACAGCGACAAAATTAAGCAGAGTGATGGTGCCAGTTACGACAGCCACTATGGGGTTAAAGTCTACGGTAACAGCCATGGCCTACTGGCCAGTTACCCTTCAAGCCGTCACAGCCTGAGCTGCGTTAGCATTGGTGAGGGTGACAATGGTGTGATGGAGAGAGATTATAGCTATACTATTTCCCGTCAAACCAGCGATCTATGGACACCAGAGCAAGTCGGCCTGAAAGCGGCAGAAAAAACCGTTTCTAGGCTGGATGCGCAAAAACTGCAAACGGGTAAGTTCCCGGTAATGTTTGCAGCCGATGTCGCAACAGGGTTAATCGGGCATCTGGTTATGGCTATCAGTGGCGGTAATTTGTATCGCAAATCATCTTTCCTGCTGGATCAACTGGGCAATAAGATCTTCCCTGACTGGTTCTCCATTGAAGAGAAACCTCATGTGTTAAGAGGGCTGGCATCCAGCCCGTTTGATAGTGAAGGTGTATATACTCAGGACAGGTCGATTATCAGCGACGGCACACTGGCTACTTATCTGTTAACCAGTTATTCAGCCAGAAAGCTGAATATGACGCCGACAGGCCATGCTGGTGGTATTCATAACTGGTATGTCTCATCTACCGGACAGAGCTTTGATGCTATGCTGAAAGAGCTGAATACGGGCTTTTTGGTGACAGAGCTTATGGGGCAGGGTGTGAATGTGGTGACTGGTGACTATTCACGTGGTGCTGCCGGATTCTGGGTGGAGAATGGTGAAATTCAGTTCCCGGTATCTGAAGTGACTATTGCCGGTAACCTTAAGGATATGTTTAACACTATTGTTGCTGTTGGTGCGGATACTGAGACCCGTTCTCAGGTTCAGACCGGTTCTATTCTGATTGAATCGATGAAGATTGCCGGCTGTTAA